A region of Vigna radiata var. radiata cultivar VC1973A chromosome 6, Vradiata_ver6, whole genome shotgun sequence DNA encodes the following proteins:
- the LOC106764618 gene encoding uncharacterized protein LOC106764618 yields MVMENWRPWFWGHVEKHYVVKVTLLRLEFGATMVGASDEDIIALQITGTATKKGKLSSSSSSFSSSNCALKLGSTHTTLTPRVINSKAPTLLWDARDLSAFHLVLNNGTLQMIFLVLHGEGDVGEYEPEMVVVGEVSISITMAELTLREEMKNETNSCEVQRTVPIQLKVHGLFLEASLSVSLSLFKLNSFDDDLPLPRTFVNRGTNIGENNGKFDEVEELSSYESDELHVFNSDDSSDESTTTSSSGSSIENQCAVSRVSNESERLMDSDTETLLDTMQKSWSMLPWNRSFKGWSFRRTTSRNQEPLTSHSTHCTKMDELSTQAYFQHTTSGWENKEFWSRDGQAKLKTNVFFASFDQRSKQACGESACTTLAVFIAHWLHSNHNMPTRTQFDSLIKRGSSEWIRLSLNDHYLKLFPDKHFDLETVLKANIRPVVVLPQNSYTGFFSPEKFQCLEGAISFDEIWDEITRKDEEVDQEPRIYIVGWNDHFFVLKVDVDACYVIDTLGERLYEGCQKAFIMKFDGSSSIHEKRSKKQRGEIVCRGKECCKEFIKRFLAAIPLRQLEEEMISKGIVYNPYLHRHLQIDFHYSLLSSFFSPSSMGEPLQPT; encoded by the exons ATGGTGATGGAAAATTGGAGACCATGGTTTTGGGGGCACGTCGAGAAACACTACGTTGTTAAGGTCACCCTGTTGAGGTTGGAATTTGGGGCAACAATGGTGGGTGCTTCGGATGAGGACATAATTGCCCTTCAGATTACTGGAACAGCTACCAAAAAAGggaaactttcttcttcttcttcttctttttcttcttcaaattgTGCCCTCAAACTAGGATCCACTCATACTACTTTGACTCCAAGAGTCATCAATTCTAAGGCACCTACCCTCCTGTGGGACGCACGTGACCTCTCTGCCTTTCATCTCGTCCTCAACAATGGCACCTTACAAATGATATTTCTAGTTTTACAT GGGGAGGGTGATGTAGGAGAATATGAACCTGAAATGGTGGTGGTTGGAGAAGTTTCCATTAGCATAACTATGGCTGAGTTGACGCTGAgggaagaaatgaaaaatgagacAAATTCTTGTGAGGTTCAAAGAACAGTTCCAATTCAATTGAAGGTGCATGGTTTGTTCTTGGAAGCTTCACTTTCG GTTTCACTGAGTTTATTTAAACTCAATAGTTTTGATGATGACTTGCCATTGCCAAGAACATTTGTAAACAGAGGGACAAACATTGGGGAAAATAATGGCAAGTTTGATGAAGTTGAGGAACTGAGTTCCTATGAATCAGACGAGTTACATGTGTTTAATTCGGATGACTCATCTGATGAGTCCACCACAACCTCTAGCAGTGGCAGTAGCATTGAAAATCAGTGTGCAGTATCAAGAGTTTCAAACGAGTCAGAGAGGCTTATGGACTCAGATACGGAGACCCTTTTGGACACAATGCAGAAGAGTTGGTCCATGTTGCCGTGGAATAGAAGCTTCAAGGGATGGAGTTTTAGAAGAACTACTTCAAGGAATCAAGAGCCTTTAACCTCACATTCAACTCATTGCACG AAAATGGATGAACTTTCTACACAAGCATACTTTCAGCACACTACAAGTGGTTGGGAAAATAAGGAATTTTGGAGCAGAGATGGGCAAGCAAAGCTGAAAACCAATGTGTTTTTTGCTTCATTTGACCAAAGGAGCAAACAAGCATGTGGTGAGAGTGCATGTACAACACTAGCAGTGTTCATAGCACACTGGCTTCATTCAAACCATAACATGCCAACACGGACTCAATTTGATAGCCTCATCAAAAGGGGATCCTCAGAATGGATAAGGCTGAGCCTCAATGATCACTACCTAAAGCTCTTTCCAGATAAGCATTTTGATCTAGAGACAGTCTTGAAAGCCAACATCAGGCCTGTGGTTGTTCTCCCTCAAAATTCCTATACAGGATTTTTCTCCCCTGAGAAGTTTCAGTGCTTGGAAGGAGCCATATCCTTTGATGAAATTTGGGATGAGATAACTagaaaagatgaagaggttgatcAAGAGCCAAGAATATACATAGTGGGTTGGAATGATCATTTCTTTGTTCTGAAGGTGGATGTTGATGCTTGTTATGTGATTGACACTTTGGGGGAGAGGCTTTATGAGGGATGCCAAAAGGCTTTCATAATGAAGTTTGATGGTTCAAGTTCTATCCATGAAAAGAGAAGTAAGAAACAAAGAGGTGAGATAGTTTGCAGAGGAAAAGAGTGTTGTAAAGAGTTCATCAAACGTTTTCTTGCTGCTATACCACTTAGACAACTAGAAGAGGAGATGATAAGTAAAGGGATTGTTTATAATCCTTATTTGCACAGACATTTGCAGATTGACTTCCATTATAGCTTGTTATCATCTTTCTTTTCACCTTCTTCTATGGGTGAACCTTTGCAACCTACTTAG